From the genome of Variovorax sp. RA8, one region includes:
- a CDS encoding glycerol dehydrogenase has product MGDTLRILGAPALYVQGPDASLRIGDIAAGLGRNVLFVSDAAVERLFAPRVRQSVEASGLVFSSVSFTGDLTPASVKRMASAQQAWQPEVVIAAGGGKGVDAGKAVACALGTRLITLPTAPSNDGPTSRVFLLYDEHHRLLSVEKLPRNPDAVVVDTAILAAAPVDLLVSGIGDAIVKRYEAAQCIGAGGLNLFGGQATLLAAKLAETCDETVRRNAVAGLAAARARRPDAAFEALVEACILLAGIGFEGTGLSVAHSMTRGLTAVPETADALHGRQVAYALLVQFVLEKRSDAFMAEQFAFYRAVGLPTGLPELGLAAPSARQLSTIAALTLTAPHIRNFERRLSEGDLVEAMVRLEQLCIAA; this is encoded by the coding sequence ATGGGTGACACCCTTCGCATCCTCGGCGCGCCGGCGCTGTACGTACAAGGGCCGGACGCGTCCTTGCGTATCGGCGACATCGCTGCAGGACTAGGCCGGAACGTGCTGTTCGTCTCAGACGCCGCCGTCGAGCGCCTGTTCGCGCCGCGCGTGCGGCAAAGCGTCGAAGCCAGTGGGCTCGTGTTCTCGTCCGTCTCGTTCACCGGCGACCTCACGCCCGCAAGTGTGAAACGCATGGCCAGTGCCCAGCAGGCGTGGCAGCCCGAGGTGGTGATCGCCGCGGGTGGCGGCAAGGGTGTGGACGCGGGCAAGGCTGTGGCGTGCGCCCTCGGCACGCGGCTCATCACCTTGCCGACGGCGCCCTCGAATGACGGCCCCACCAGCCGCGTCTTTTTGCTCTACGACGAGCATCACCGTCTGCTGAGCGTCGAAAAGCTGCCGCGCAACCCGGACGCGGTCGTGGTCGACACCGCGATCCTCGCTGCGGCGCCGGTCGACTTGCTGGTCTCGGGCATCGGCGACGCGATCGTTAAGCGCTACGAGGCGGCGCAGTGCATCGGCGCTGGCGGGCTCAACCTGTTCGGCGGCCAGGCGACGCTGCTCGCGGCAAAGCTTGCAGAGACGTGCGACGAGACGGTGCGTCGCAATGCGGTCGCCGGCCTGGCCGCAGCGCGTGCCCGCCGGCCCGACGCGGCCTTCGAGGCGCTCGTCGAAGCTTGCATCCTGCTGGCCGGCATCGGGTTCGAGGGCACCGGCTTGTCGGTCGCGCATTCCATGACGCGCGGCTTGACGGCCGTGCCGGAAACAGCAGACGCCTTGCATGGTCGCCAGGTCGCCTATGCGTTGCTCGTCCAGTTCGTGCTCGAGAAGCGCTCCGATGCCTTCATGGCCGAGCAGTTCGCCTTTTACCGCGCCGTGGGTCTGCCCACGGGCTTGCCCGAGCTCGGCCTTGCCGCGCCTTCTGCGCGGCAGTTGTCCACGATTGCCGCACTCACCCTTACCGCACCGCACATCCGCAATTTCGAACGCCGGCTTTCGGAAGGCGATCTCGTGGAAGCGATGGTGCGTCTCGAGCAACTCTGCATCGCAGCCTGA
- a CDS encoding TauD/TfdA dioxygenase family protein: MPPNTWHASRVPLMFHAKIASQTRSETRTMALSIYPIASNFVAEIGDVDLSRPLSLEDREAIKQAFWKYAVLIFPEQTMTQQQHVDFATIFGPLETTIQKHRTDEALRIREDIADVSNLDANNRVWGETSRQRMFQLGNRLWHTDSTFRKIPAKASLLYGRTVAPIGGHTEFADMRAAYDALPDTMKKRIDGLIVEHSIFTSRAKLGFTAFSDEEHAALPPVPQVMVRTIPENGRKSLYLASHAGRVFGLPDAEAAELLETLTAHATQRQFVYTHRWRQHDLLIWDNRCTMHRGTEFDDLRWKRDMQRATVSEPANSCEMAGVAVPVET, encoded by the coding sequence CAAGGACCATGGCGCTGAGCATCTACCCCATTGCATCCAACTTTGTGGCCGAAATCGGCGACGTTGACCTGTCGCGGCCGCTGTCGCTCGAAGACCGGGAAGCGATCAAGCAGGCGTTCTGGAAGTACGCCGTGCTGATCTTTCCGGAGCAGACGATGACGCAACAGCAACATGTCGACTTCGCGACAATCTTCGGCCCGCTGGAAACCACCATCCAGAAGCACCGCACCGACGAGGCATTGCGCATTCGCGAAGACATCGCCGATGTCTCCAACCTTGACGCCAACAACCGGGTCTGGGGCGAAACCAGCCGCCAGCGCATGTTCCAGCTGGGCAACCGCCTGTGGCACACCGACAGCACCTTCCGCAAGATCCCTGCCAAGGCGTCGCTGCTGTACGGCCGCACGGTAGCGCCCATCGGGGGCCACACCGAATTCGCCGATATGCGTGCGGCCTACGATGCGCTGCCGGACACGATGAAGAAGCGCATCGACGGCCTGATCGTGGAGCATTCGATCTTCACCTCGCGCGCCAAACTCGGCTTCACCGCGTTCTCGGACGAGGAGCACGCCGCGCTGCCGCCGGTGCCCCAGGTCATGGTGCGCACGATTCCCGAGAACGGCCGAAAGTCGCTCTACCTGGCGTCGCACGCCGGCCGCGTGTTCGGCCTACCCGACGCCGAGGCCGCCGAGCTGCTGGAGACGCTGACAGCGCATGCCACGCAACGGCAGTTTGTCTACACCCACCGCTGGCGCCAGCACGACCTGCTGATCTGGGACAACCGCTGCACCATGCACCGCGGCACGGAGTTCGACGACCTGCGCTGGAAGCGCGACATGCAGCGCGCCACCGTCTCTGAGCCCGCCAACTCATGCGAGATGGCCGGTGTGGCCGTTCCGGTCGAGACCTGA